The DNA sequence TACCGTATTATTGCTGTTGCTGAAATACTTGTCTCCCCATACCTCTTGGAACAATTCTTCCGAACTGACTACCCGTCCGCGGTTGGAACAAAGGACCCAAAGAATGGAGAATTCAGTAGGAGTGAGAGCTAGCTTTTTTTCATTCAACGTACATTCATGGGTGTCCATGTCCAATACCAGGCCGGAAAAAGCAATCAAGTGTTCTTCCTGATTTCGCTCTGAAGAATTATATTTGGTAAATCTCCGGAGCTGCGCCTTGACACGGGCAATAAGCTCCAAGGGACGAAACGGCTTGGTGATATAGTCGTCCGCACCTAAGGTCAGTCCGGTGATCTTATCGATTTCTTCTTCTTTGGCTGTCAGCATGATAACCGGAAAGTTATGCTTTTCCCGGATTTGCTGACAGATAGAAAAACCATCTACATCAGGAAGCATGACATCTAAAATGGCGAGATCCAATCGTTCACTTTCAATGCAGTTAAGAGCATCCTTGCCGTCATAAAATTTTAAGACATTATAATTTTCGTTTTTCAGATAAACTTCTACCAAATCGGCAATAGCCTGTTCATCATCAACTATTAAAATATTTGCGGCCAAAAGCGTCATCTTCTTTCTTTTAAGTATATATCCCCATAATTATTATACCGCAAAGCAATAATCCATTTTATAGCTTTTTACTTATTATAATCTTAAGAATTTCTGAATATCGCGATACTGATAGTAGGCCATGTCTACCCATCTGCAATCAAAACCTTGATTTTTGGACTTTTCACTATTTTATCCCCCTAAAGAACAGTAATAAATAAAAAACGAAAACTATTAAATTGTTTTCTATTCGCCTTTATCCGGCCTAAGTTAACGCTTTTGTAACAAATATAGTTAAAGTCAACCTAAAGCATATTGGTAGATCAGCTCCCGCAGCGCCTTTTTGCCGCCAACCCAGCTGATGATGCTGTTCGTGGGCAAGACAGCCATTGTCAAATGCTTGCCGATTAGCATCTTGCGTTTTCGTTGAAATTCATTATCAGAACAACCGCTATTGACAAACCACCTAATATGTATTACTGTATAGCGGTAGTAAGTGATACAAAATATTAGTCATACAGAATAGTAAGGGGTGATTGTGTTGGAAAACCTAACGGAAATGCTCAAAGGCGTGTTGGAAGGTTGCGTGATGGAAATCATCAGTCGGGGGCAAACCTATGGCTATGAAA is a window from the Dehalobacter sp. DCA genome containing:
- the vanR gene encoding VanR-ABDEGLN family response regulator transcription factor produces the protein MAANILIVDDEQAIADLVEVYLKNENYNVLKFYDGKDALNCIESERLDLAILDVMLPDVDGFSICQQIREKHNFPVIMLTAKEEEIDKITGLTLGADDYITKPFRPLELIARVKAQLRRFTKYNSSERNQEEHLIAFSGLVLDMDTHECTLNEKKLALTPTEFSILWVLCSNRGRVVSSEELFQEVWGDKYFSNSNNTVMVHIRHLREKMQDSAEHPKYIKTVWGVGYKIEE